Proteins from one Fusobacterium periodonticum 1_1_41FAA genomic window:
- a CDS encoding amino acid ABC transporter ATP-binding/permease protein translates to MKNRSTFNIVFNLLKLLDSLWKFMTIAVSTGVIGFIFSFCITLFGAYAFLSVIPTTKDSLKYVFLGGYSTQTYFYAMMFCGFFRAILHYLEQFANHYIAFHILANIRVKLFKIMRKLAPAKMENKNQGNLISMITSDIELLEVFYAHTISPVLIATITSIFLFLYFFQLNYLYALYMLLAQFIVGIVVPYIAHKRSAKSGVEVRAKLGKLNDEFLDKLKGIREIIQYSQGKKVLKKIDEITSSLGENQKDLRNKASEVQMMVDSAIILLSIAQLLLSISLVSKGLVSIEASILAGVLQVGSFAPYINLAALGNILSQTFASGERVLNLMDEKPAVMDNVSLSSEDISERDDISIDNISYSYANTDNKILKDFSLKIKKGQLTGIMGASGCGKSTLLKLIMRFWDVDSGKIVLDKKDVKSIPLKELYQKFNYMTQSTSLFIGNIRDNLLVAKVDATDEEIYTALKKASFYDYIMSLPDKLDSIVEEGGKNFSGGERQRIGLARAFLANREFFLLDEPTSNLDILNEAIILKSLADEAKDKTVILVSHRESTLSICDKIFRI, encoded by the coding sequence ATGAAAAATAGATCAACTTTTAATATAGTGTTTAACTTATTAAAACTTTTAGACTCTCTTTGGAAATTTATGACTATTGCAGTCTCTACAGGTGTAATTGGTTTTATTTTCTCCTTTTGCATAACACTTTTTGGAGCTTATGCCTTTCTTAGTGTTATCCCTACCACAAAAGATAGCCTTAAATATGTTTTTCTAGGTGGCTATTCAACTCAAACATATTTTTATGCAATGATGTTCTGTGGATTTTTTAGAGCTATATTACACTATCTAGAGCAATTTGCTAACCACTATATAGCTTTCCATATCTTAGCAAATATTAGAGTTAAATTATTTAAAATTATGAGAAAACTTGCTCCTGCTAAGATGGAAAATAAAAATCAAGGAAACTTAATTTCTATGATAACATCAGATATTGAGCTTTTAGAAGTTTTCTATGCTCATACTATCTCACCTGTTTTAATTGCAACTATTACAAGTATTTTCTTATTCTTGTATTTCTTTCAGTTAAACTATCTCTATGCTTTATATATGTTATTGGCACAATTTATCGTAGGAATTGTAGTTCCATATATAGCTCATAAGAGATCTGCAAAATCTGGTGTAGAAGTTAGAGCTAAACTAGGAAAATTAAATGATGAATTTTTAGATAAATTAAAAGGTATAAGAGAAATCATTCAATATTCTCAAGGTAAAAAAGTTTTAAAGAAAATAGATGAAATTACCTCATCTCTAGGAGAAAATCAAAAAGACTTAAGAAATAAAGCTTCTGAAGTTCAAATGATGGTAGACTCAGCAATAATATTACTTTCTATAGCTCAATTACTTTTAAGCATTTCTTTAGTTTCAAAAGGCTTGGTAAGTATTGAAGCTAGTATCTTAGCAGGAGTTTTACAAGTAGGTAGTTTCGCTCCTTATATAAACTTGGCTGCCCTTGGAAATATACTTTCTCAAACTTTTGCTTCTGGAGAAAGAGTTTTAAATCTGATGGATGAAAAACCTGCTGTAATGGATAATGTCTCTCTTTCAAGTGAAGATATTTCAGAGAGAGATGACATAAGTATAGATAATATTTCTTACAGTTATGCAAATACCGATAATAAAATTTTAAAAGATTTCTCTTTGAAAATAAAAAAAGGGCAATTAACGGGGATTATGGGAGCGAGTGGTTGTGGAAAATCTACACTTTTAAAATTAATTATGAGATTTTGGGATGTAGATTCTGGTAAAATTGTTTTAGATAAAAAGGATGTAAAGTCTATTCCTTTAAAAGAACTCTATCAAAAATTTAACTATATGACACAATCTACTAGTTTATTTATTGGAAACATTAGAGATAATTTATTGGTTGCAAAAGTAGATGCCACTGATGAAGAAATCTATACTGCTTTAAAGAAAGCTTCATTCTATGACTATATTATGTCTTTACCAGATAAGTTAGATAGCATAGTTGAAGAAGGTGGAAAAAACTTTTCTGGTGGTGAAAGACAAAGAATTGGTCTTGCAAGAGCCTTTTTAGCAAATAGAGAATTTTTCCTACTAGATGAGCCAACTTCTAATTTAGATATATTAAATGAAGCTATAATTTTAAAATCATTAGCTGATGAGGCTAAGGATAAAACTGTTATTTTGGTATCACATAGAGAATCTACACTTTCTATATGTGACAAAATATTTAGAATTTAA
- a CDS encoding flavodoxin family protein, which produces MKTLIIYSSETGNTKMVCEKAFEYVNGEKIIIPVKEKDSINLDEFDNIIVGTWIDKANANSEAKKFINTLANKNLFFIGTLAASLTSEHAKKCFNNLRKLCSKKNNFVDGVLARGRVSEDLQEKFTKFPLNIIHKFVPNMKEIILEADAHPNETDFLLIKDFIDKNFNN; this is translated from the coding sequence ATGAAAACTTTAATAATTTATTCTTCAGAAACTGGAAATACAAAAATGGTATGTGAAAAAGCTTTTGAATATGTGAATGGGGAAAAGATAATTATTCCTGTTAAAGAAAAAGATAGTATAAACTTAGATGAATTTGACAATATAATTGTAGGAACTTGGATAGATAAGGCTAATGCTAATTCAGAAGCTAAAAAATTTATTAATACTTTAGCTAATAAAAACTTGTTTTTTATAGGAACTTTAGCTGCTTCTTTAACATCTGAACATGCTAAAAAATGTTTTAATAACCTTAGAAAGCTTTGCTCTAAAAAGAATAATTTTGTTGATGGAGTTTTAGCAAGAGGTAGAGTATCTGAAGACTTACAAGAAAAATTCACTAAATTTCCTTTAAATATTATTCATAAATTTGTTCCTAATATGAAGGAAATTATTTTAGAAGCTGATGCTCATCCTAATGAAACAGACTTTTTGTTAATCAAAGATTTTATAGACAAAAATTTTAATAATTAA
- a CDS encoding TetR/AcrR family transcriptional regulator has product MARKCAYTKEMILEAAIKLFKKEGSDAITAKNIAKELGCSVAPIYSVYMSLDDLKRDLAFEIEKNILEEKEIHPLLSKMLDKLEIDENDEEFSKKLKELKLKIHNKENQVNIFSQFSDFVSLIYKSRRTKFSKIKILELIAKHKRYITEFRNSKSN; this is encoded by the coding sequence ATGGCTAGAAAATGTGCTTATACTAAGGAAATGATACTAGAAGCTGCTATAAAACTCTTTAAGAAAGAAGGTTCTGATGCTATTACAGCAAAGAATATTGCAAAAGAACTCGGATGTTCTGTTGCACCAATATATTCTGTATATATGAGTTTAGATGATTTAAAAAGAGATTTAGCTTTTGAAATTGAGAAAAATATACTTGAAGAAAAGGAAATTCATCCTTTATTATCTAAAATGCTTGACAAATTAGAAATAGATGAGAATGATGAAGAATTTTCAAAAAAGTTAAAAGAATTAAAACTAAAGATACACAATAAAGAAAATCAAGTTAATATTTTCTCTCAGTTTTCAGATTTTGTTTCTTTGATATATAAATCAAGAAGAACTAAGTTTTCAAAAATAAAAATTCTTGAGCTTATTGCAAAACACAAAAGATATATAACAGAATTTAGAAATAGCAAATCTAATTAA